From a single Streptomyces sp. NBC_01264 genomic region:
- a CDS encoding YceD family protein, with the protein MNTHLDHRNPLVFDTHELGRRPGAMLRLSREIAAPADLGLAGVIGVPQGNKLNLKLRLESVMEGVLVTGTVRGWATGECVRCLEAVERELKAEFQEMFSYPDADDRIRSKAEPADDAEDDEDTLFLEDGLFDLESVLRDVVVLALPLQPVCREDCLGLCPDCGLSLNDDPDHHHDAVDIRWAALQGLVTDQGVEKDNMSGTASDGVQGAAEKQEK; encoded by the coding sequence CTGAACACCCACCTCGACCACCGCAATCCTCTCGTGTTCGACACGCACGAGCTGGGTCGGCGTCCTGGTGCCATGCTGCGGCTGTCCCGTGAGATCGCGGCGCCGGCGGACCTCGGTCTCGCCGGAGTCATCGGAGTGCCCCAGGGCAACAAGCTGAACCTCAAGCTCCGCCTCGAGTCGGTCATGGAAGGGGTGCTTGTCACAGGCACCGTCCGTGGCTGGGCGACCGGGGAGTGCGTAAGGTGTCTGGAGGCCGTCGAGCGTGAGCTCAAGGCGGAGTTCCAGGAGATGTTCTCGTACCCTGACGCCGACGACCGGATCCGCTCCAAGGCGGAGCCGGCCGACGACGCCGAGGACGACGAGGACACACTCTTTCTCGAGGACGGCTTGTTCGACCTCGAATCCGTGCTGCGCGATGTGGTGGTGCTCGCACTGCCGCTGCAGCCGGTGTGCCGGGAGGATTGTCTCGGACTGTGCCCCGATTGCGGGCTCAGCCTGAACGACGACCCGGACCACCATCATGACGCCGTCGACATCCGTTGGGCGGCACTGCAGGGACTCGTCACCGATCAGGGCGTCGAGAAGGACAATATGAGCGGCACTGCCTCCGACGGAGTTCAGGGCGCCGCCGAGAAGCAGGAGAAGTAG
- the rpmF gene encoding 50S ribosomal protein L32, which translates to MAVPKRKMSRSNTRHRRSQWKAAVPTLVSCERCQEPKLQHIACPSCGTYNKRQVLEV; encoded by the coding sequence GTGGCTGTTCCGAAGCGGAAGATGTCGCGCAGCAACACGCGCCACCGCCGGTCGCAGTGGAAGGCTGCGGTCCCCACCCTGGTTTCGTGTGAGCGTTGCCAGGAGCCGAAGCTCCAGCACATTGCGTGCCCGAGCTGCGGCACCTACAACAAGCGCCAGGTCCTCGAGGTCTGA